A genomic stretch from Theobroma cacao cultivar B97-61/B2 chromosome 4, Criollo_cocoa_genome_V2, whole genome shotgun sequence includes:
- the LOC18602347 gene encoding stearoyl-[acyl-carrier-protein] 9-desaturase, chloroplastic isoform X2 produces the protein MPQQKIEIFKSLEDWAEKNFLIYLKPVEKCWQPQDFLPDPTSDGFGEQVKELRERAKEIPDDYFVVLIGDMITEEALPTYQQMLNSAEEIRDETGGSLTPWAIWTRAWTAEENRHGDLLNKYLHLSGRVDMRQIEKTIQYLIGSGMDPGTEKNPYLGLIYTSFQERATFISHGNSARLAKKHGDINLAQICGSIASDEKRHGTAYTKVVEKLFEIDPDGTLLAFADMMRKKISMPGHLMYDGRDDNLFDHFSAVAQRIGVYTAKDYADILEFLVERWKVKELTGLSADGRQAQDYVCGLPPRIRRLEERAQGRARQAPSIPFSWIFDREVQL, from the exons ATGCCACAGCAAAAGATTGAGATCTTTAAATCTTTGGAGGACTGGGCTGAGAAGAACTTTCTAATTTACCTCAAACCAGTTGAGAAATGTTGGCAACCACAGGATTTTCTTCCAGATCCTACCTCTGATGGATTTGGTGAGCAAGTCAAAGAACTAAGGGAAAGGGCAAAGGAGATTCCAGACGATTACTTCGTTGTTTTGATTGGTGATATGATCACAGAGGAAGCCCTTCCAACTTACCAACAAATGCTTAATAGCGCAGAGGAAATTCGTGATGAAACAGGTGGTAGCCTTACCCCTTGGGCAATTTGGACGAGGGCATGGACAGCTGAAGAAAACAGGCATGGTGATCTACTTAATAAGTATCTCCACTTGTCTGGAAGAGTAGACATGAGGCAAATTGAGAAGACAATCCAGTATTTGATTGGATCAGGAATG GATCCCGGCACAGAGAAAAACCCATATCTGGGACTCATCTACACATCATTCCAAGAAAGGGCAACCTTTATTTCCCATGGGAATTCAGCCAGGCTTGCTAAGAAACACGGGGACATTAACTTGGCTCAAATATGTGGTAGCATTGCCTCAGATGAAAAGCGCCACGGGACAGCCTATACTAAAGTTGTCGAAAAGCTCTTTGAGATTGATCCTGACGGTACTTTGCTGGCCTTCGCTGACATGATGAGGAAGAAAATCTCCATGCCAGGCCACTTGATGTATGATGGCCGAGATGACAACCTTTTCGACCACTTCTCAGCTGTTGCACAAAGAATTGGGGTTTACACTGCCAAGGACTATGCTGATATTCTGGAGTTCCTAGTGGAGAGATGGAAGGTGAAGGAACTAACTGGACTTTCAGCGGATGGGCGTCAAGCTCAAGACTATGTGTGTGGACTTCCTCCAAGAATTAGAAGGCTGGAGGAGAGAGCTCAAGGAAGGGCCAGGCAAGCACCAAGTATTCCATTCAGTTGGATTTTTGACAGAGAAGTGCAGCTTTAA